The following is a genomic window from Opitutus sp. GAS368.
AGCGTGAGATGCAAGCGGTCATCGTCCAGCGAGATGCTGTCCTGGACAAAGGTGCTGAACATCTGCCGGGTGACCTGGGGCGGCAGAAAGGCATTGGCGGGGGTGTTGATGACGCCGTCTTCGACCACCCGGTAGCCGGCGCCCCAGGTGATATCATGGCGTCGACCCAGCGGAAACCGGTGTTGGAAATCAAAATCATAGGTGTCGAGGGTCTGGGTGAAGGATGCCGGAATGATGCGGGAGGTGTGGTCGTAATAAACTTGGAAGCGCAGGTCGGAGTTCTCCGCCAGCGTGCGTGACCAGCGACCCAGCAGGTTGCGCCCCCAGGCGCCGATGTCATCGGGTCCCGTCCGGCCGAACCTTCCGTCGTAGGCATCGCCCTGCAGGGTGAACGTGGTGTCGGCGGCGCTTTCCCAATCCACGCGGAGGCCGCCCTGCCGCAGGCGCCACTCGTCGTTGCCGGGCTGGCCGTTGAGCTGGCGCGAATCGCCTTGCTCGAGCAGCTTGCCATAAACCCGGTAATACACGTTCGGCGCCAGCCTGCCGCCATATCGCACCGCGCCGTCACCGTGCAGGAAATCGCCGGCGCCGGTCGTGAGCAGACCGCCCTGGGTGTCCTTGGCGCTCTTGGTCGTGATGTTGATCACCCCGTTCACGGCATTGGCACCCCACTGGGTGGCGCCCGGCCCGCTGATGACCTCGATGCGGTCGAGGTCCTCCATCAACGTGCTCTGCACGTCCCAGTAGACGCCGGCGTAGAGCGGCGTGTAGACGGTGCGACCGTCGATCAGCACGAGCATCTTGTCGGCGAAAACGTTGTTGAATCCGCGCGCCGTGATCGCCCACTGGCGCGAATCGATCTGTGCGACCTCGAGGTTCGAGGCCAGGCGCAGCGCCTCGGGCAGGCTGCGGGCCCCGGCGCGCCGGACATCATCCGCGGTGATGACCTGGATGGCCGAGGCCGCCTCGAAAAGTTTTTCCGGATGCTTGGAAACCGAACTCACCTCGATGTCCATGAGCTCCTCGACGCTCAGCTTCTTGAGTTCGCTCGGCGCGGGCAGCGTTGGCTTGAGCTGCCCGCTGAGCGGGCCGGCGCAGGCCCACAATCCGACCGCCAGCAGCCATGCGCGGCGCCAAGCCCCGGCCTGGCACGGCCTGACCCTGGAACTGGGGATCTGCGGGGCTGACATCCGCCCTAAGCCAACCGAGGGCCCCGTCGAGGCAAGATTAAAGCCCGCGGGCGGCAGCGGGCTGGCGGGCGATTGGGGGGAAAATGCAAATGCTGTTGCAGCCCGGGTCCATCGAAGCAAACTGCGCGTTTCTGATCCGAAAGTGCGGCCGCGCCGCATTGCCCGATATCACCACATGAGCGAAAGCCGGAAACGCATCTTCCTGGTCGATGACCACACTCTGGTCCGCGAATGGCTGCTGGCCCTGTTCCGGCAGGAGCCGGAATTCGAGATCGTCGGCCAGGCCGATTCCGCCGCCACCGCCCTCTCCGGTATCATGGCGCTGAAGGCCGAACTCGCGATCGTGGACCTTTCGTTGAAAAGCGGCTCCGGGCTCGATCTCATCAAGGATCTGCGCCTCCAGAGCCCCACCACGCAGGTCGTGGTGCTGTCCATGCATGAGGAGATCTATTTCGTGGAACGGGCCTTCCGCGCCGGGGCGCGCGGCTACGTGACCAAGCGCGACTCGACCAGCGGCATCATGGAGGCCATCCGCGCCGTGCTGGCTGGCCAGATCTATGCCCGCCCTGAGACTCTCGCTCTTCTTACGGCCCGCATGGTTGGGCACACATCCGACCAGCCGGTCGGCGTGGTCGAACAGCTGAGCGACCGCGAGATGGAGGTATTTCGCCGCTTGGGCGAAGGTCAGGCCACCCGTAAGATTGCCACGGAGATGGGTTTAAGCATGAAGACGGTGCAGGCCTACAGTGCCCGGATCAAGGACAAGCTCGGCCTGGCCAACGCCAGCGAACTGATGCGCGAGGCCGTGCGTTGGGCGGCCAGCCGGCAGTGATCCGCCGCCTGCTCCAGTAGGGCGGCGTCCTATACTGGAAACGGGTGCTACCCCGCAGCAATTACCCCGGAAAAGGAGTAAAGTGTGCAAGCCGCTCTCCATGCGGCTCCCCGATTGTAACCCAGATGGTAAAGCGGGGCTTCAAATCATCCTTCTTCCCTTTCCCGCAGTGCCTCCTCCTCCCCGCTACGATTCCGCCCATCCGTTGTCGGAAACCCAGCCCCAAAGGCGCATCCTGCATGTGGTTTTTTCGTCCCGCATCGCCGGCTCCGAGCGTTACTGTCTTGATCTTGCGAACCGCCAGGCCGCGCTGGGTCATGAGGTGCATGTGGCGGGCATGAGCCGCTCACCCTTGGCGGCAGCGCTGGCGCCGGGTGTCACTTTTCATGGTTTCGGCCTCTTCTTCCGGGGCCTGCGCCTGCGCCGGTTGGTGATGCGCCTCCAGCCCGAAGTCTGCCACGGTCATCTGAGCGCCGCGTGCAAGGCGCTCGGCCGCCTGCCGGCCCGGTTCCATACGGTGGCCACCCTGCATGTGGGCTACAAGCCTCGCCAGCATTCCCGGCTCGGCGGGCTGATCTGCGTCAACGGCGCGCAAGGCGGCCGCCTGACCGGCTATCGCGGCCTGGCCCGGACCATTCCCAACTGGTTGCCGGAGCGCGGCACCGCCTTGTCGGCTCCTGGCTTCCGGGAAAAGCTCGGCCTGAGTGCCGGCACCTTCCTGGTCGGTGCCGTCGGCCGGCTGCATCCCAGCAAAGGCATGGATGTGCTCATCTCCGCTTTCCGGGCCGCGGCCCCGGCGCACGCCGCCCTCGTGATTCTCGGCGAGGGTCCCCAGCGGGCGGAATTGGAAACACTGCGCGCCGGTGACCCCCGGATCCACCTGCCGGGTTACTGTGCCGAGGTGCATGACTGCCTGCGCGAGATCGATCTTTTTGTTTCCCCCTCGCGGGAGGAATCATTCGGCCTCGCGATCGTCGAAGCCATGGGCGCCGGGGTGCCGATTGTGGCCACCGCCGCCGAGGGTCCCGCCGAGTTCCTCCGCAACCAACCGGTCGCGCTGGTCGAGCCGGGCTCCATCACCGCGCTGAGCGCGGAACTGTCGGCCGCCGCCGAACGTTTCCAAGCCGGCGCGCTGCCCCGCCAGACCTACGATCTCAGCGTCTTTGATCCCACGGTGCGCGTAGCCAACGTCATGGATTTTTACCGCACGGTGATCGAAGCGCAACCGCAGGCCGCCTCCCGGACCTGGACCACCGCTCCGGCGGGTGCATGATCCGTCCGCCTTCCAGCGATTTCTGGCAGGCCGGAATCGTGCAGGCTCCGATCACTGCGTTCCTGCAATCGCCCGCCCCCGCCGGGATCAGCGGAAAAGTCACCTGGTTGCCCGACCCCGGACCGTGGCGTTACCTCGCCGACCCGTTCGGCCTGCAACGCAACGGCGCCACCCATGTGTTTGTCGAGGCCTTCGATTACCGCACCAAGCACGCGGCGATCGAGCACCACGAATTCGGCCCGGATCTCGCCTGGCGCGGCAAGGCCACGGTGCTCAGTCGTCCGTTTCACCTCTCCTATCCCTACATCATCGAGCATGACGGCGAGGTCTTCATGATCCCCGAGAGCCAGCGGGCGGGCGAGATCGCGCTTTACCGCGCCCGGGATTTTCCGCGCCAATGGGTGCGGGAGACCGCCCTGCTGGCGGGCATCCCCGGCGCCGAGGCCTCCGTGCTGCACCACGAGGGCCGCTGGTGGATGTTCTTCACCGTGGTCGGCCCGCAGGCCCGGGATCAGCGCGAATTGCATGTCGCCTATGCGGACAAGCTGACGGGCCCCTGGCAATTGCACCCGCAAAACCCCGTGCGCCAGGATCGGCGCGGAGCCCGCCCGGGCGGCACGCCCTTCTTCACCCGCGACGGCGGCGTCATCCTGCCGGTGCAGGACTGCGGCCGGACCTATGGCGGATCCTTGCGCCTGCTCCGGTTCACGACGCTGACGCCGGAGCACATCGCCATCGAGCGGCTGGGCCCCGAGCTCACCGGCGATCTCTTTTCCCCCACCCACCAGGACGGCTGCCACACGCTGGCCCAATGCGGCGAGCTGACCCTGATCGACACCAAGCGCACCGTGCGAACCTGGGCCCGCCACAAGATCAACCTGCAGCGGCACATGGCGCAAATGGGCCTCGGCTACGTCGGCCGCCCGCGGCAGGACAGTTGAGCCGATCTCAGCCCCCGGCCGGCGACTGGACCCCGAGCTTTTGCGCCCAAGGCGCGAGCGCCGGCATGATGGTGGGATAAAGTTCGACGCCCTGCGCCAGCTGTTCGGCGCGACGCCGCAAGCCGGACTCGCCCGGCAGGCGCACGCGCTCGAAACCCGGGCGCGGCGGGGTGGCCCGGCACGCGGCCACTACGTGCTCCGTCTGGCGCACGAAATCCTCCCGGCCGCCGAACAGGGCCGGATTGATCACCTGGAGAAAGACATTCGCCATCCAACCCTCGGGCCGGTCGGCGCGACCGAAGCCGGCCAGCCCGCCGGTCAGCGCCTCGACGAGCAAGCCGAGGGCGTAGCCCTTGTGGCCGTGGTCGGCTCCGCCCATCGGCATGATGGCGCCGGGAGGAGTTGCGAACACGGCGGCGGGATCGTTGGTCGGATGGCCCGCGCCATCGACAAACCACTGCCCGGAAAGCTTGCGGCCCTCGTTCGCCGCCCGGCGCGTCATCGCATTGGTCGTGATGCCCATCGAGACATCCAGCATGACCGGCTCGCCCTCGGTCGGCCACGCGGCGGCGAGCGGGTTCGGCGTCATCACGGCACGGCGCCCGCCATGCGGCGCCACGCCTTTCGCCGCCGGGTCGGAGCAAGTCAGGATGACCATCAGGCCCTGTTCGGCCACGCGTTGCAGGTAGGCGGCGAGGCAGGCGATATGATGGCTGCGGCGGATGACCACGGTGCACGTGCCGTTCTGCCGGGCCCGGGGAACCGCGACATCCAACGCTCGAGTCACGAGCCACGGACCGGGCAGGCGGTTGCCGTCCCAGGTGACGGCCGCGGGAAAATCCGCGATGACGCGCGGTTCGCCGGTCTTGGTCATGACACCTTTCTCAAGATCGGCAAGGTAGCCGGCGAGCAGCGCCAGCCCGTGGGTGTTGTGTCCCAGCAAGTCTCCCTCGAGGAGAATATCCGCGACTATGGTCGCCTTGTCCTTGTCCAGTCCGGCGCGCACGAGCAAGGCGCAGGCAAACGCTCCGAGTTCCGTGGCGTGATAGCGGTCGGGCATGAGCCGGGAGACTTGCGATCATCCCGCGTGTTGCCGAGTCCTTTTCACCTCCTGCCCGGCTGGCTTAACGGCAAAAGCAACGGTCCGTTTGTGTCGGCCGCCCCGGGCTGAGACTGAAGTATCCGCTTTCTTCCACACCCGGTTATAATCGTAACCGGAAACCCCCCACCCACCTGACATGACTGAGCCAGCCTTGTGCGTTGGTTTGCTTAACTGTTCAAGCAAACGCCTGTCTCGCGCCCTCCCGGGTCCGCTTTGTTACCGCCTGTTGATCACCCTCGTTGCCACCCTGCTGGCGGCCCCCCATCTGCCCGCCCAAGCCGCCGGCACCGGCGTGATCGAAGGCCGGGTCCAGAATGCTGTCACCGGCGACAACCTGAACAACGCCCGGGTCTCCGTGCGGGGCACCAACGCGGTGGCCCTGACCGACGAGGCGGGTTACTATCGCCTCGCCGGCGTCCCGGCCGGCGATGTCGGCCTGCGGGTGTTCTTCACCGGCCTGGACGAACAGGAGATCAAGGTCACGGTTACCGCCGGCGGGACGCAGACCGCCGATTTCAAGCTCACCAGCGTGGCCCGCTACGGCCGGGACGCTGACACCATGAAGCTCGACAAATACGTCGTGCAGGCCACCAAGGAGACCAACGCCGCCGCCATCGCGGTCAACGAGCAGCGCATCGCGCTCGGCCAGAAGAGCGTGGTCTCCGCCGACCAGTTCGGCACCATCCCCGACGCCAACCCCGGCGAGCTCATGAAATGGCTGCCGGGCGTCAGCGTGGAATACTTCGCCAACAACATCGTCGGCGTCAGTGTCCGCGGTCTCGATGCGGTCAACACGGAGATCCGCTTTGACGGCATGCCGCAGGCCTCCGCCTCCACCACCACGCTGGGCACCAGCTCGCGCGACCGCAATTTCGAGATGTTGGGTTCCTCCTCGGCCGACATCGCCCGGGTCGAAATTCGTAAACTCCGAACGCCCGAGGACAGTGCCAACGCCCTGGGCGGTTCGATCAACCTCATCCGCCGCACCGCCTTTGAATACAACAAAAGCGTCTTCACCTACAACGCCCTCTTTTCGTCCGACTTTGAAACGTTCGGCCTGAGTGAACGCGACGGCCCGCGCGATACAAAGATCGTCGGTTGGCGGCCCAACCTCAAGCTCACCTGGACCGACCCGGTCTCGAAGACCTTCGGCTATGCCATCACAGTGAACCACAACGATTCGCTCTCCCAGGTGCATTGGTCCTTCCCGACGGTGAACTTCGGCAATGCCGACCAGGCCGCCGCCGCCCAGGCCCGCGTCGCCGCCGGCCTGCCGCT
Proteins encoded in this region:
- a CDS encoding Ldh family oxidoreductase; amino-acid sequence: MPDRYHATELGAFACALLVRAGLDKDKATIVADILLEGDLLGHNTHGLALLAGYLADLEKGVMTKTGEPRVIADFPAAVTWDGNRLPGPWLVTRALDVAVPRARQNGTCTVVIRRSHHIACLAAYLQRVAEQGLMVILTCSDPAAKGVAPHGGRRAVMTPNPLAAAWPTEGEPVMLDVSMGITTNAMTRRAANEGRKLSGQWFVDGAGHPTNDPAAVFATPPGAIMPMGGADHGHKGYALGLLVEALTGGLAGFGRADRPEGWMANVFLQVINPALFGGREDFVRQTEHVVAACRATPPRPGFERVRLPGESGLRRRAEQLAQGVELYPTIMPALAPWAQKLGVQSPAGG
- a CDS encoding TonB-dependent receptor, encoding MSAPQIPSSRVRPCQAGAWRRAWLLAVGLWACAGPLSGQLKPTLPAPSELKKLSVEELMDIEVSSVSKHPEKLFEAASAIQVITADDVRRAGARSLPEALRLASNLEVAQIDSRQWAITARGFNNVFADKMLVLIDGRTVYTPLYAGVYWDVQSTLMEDLDRIEVISGPGATQWGANAVNGVINITTKSAKDTQGGLLTTGAGDFLHGDGAVRYGGRLAPNVYYRVYGKLLEQGDSRQLNGQPGNDEWRLRQGGLRVDWESAADTTFTLQGDAYDGRFGRTGPDDIGAWGRNLLGRWSRTLAENSDLRFQVYYDHTSRIIPASFTQTLDTYDFDFQHRFPLGRRHDITWGAGYRVVEDGVINTPANAFLPPQVTRQMFSTFVQDSISLDDDRLHLTLGTKLEHNDYTGFELEPSIRAAWTPAKNRTLWAAVSRAVRTPSRIDRDLFSPATPPYRVSGGPSVVSEKLVAWELGYRQALTDRLALALATFYNDYNDLRSLEPLNPPAAFPIARNSGLRGHSSGAELTMEWRVTDTWRLHAGYTELRVHTERQPGNTDLTSDRNIARDPNRQLTLRSQFDLSSRWEFDSTARYVGPINNQVVPGYTELDLRLGWHPTSDWAFSLAGQNLLHAQHAEFNVQGGRREIARSVYGQVTWSF
- a CDS encoding glycosyl hydrolase family 43 yields the protein MIRPPSSDFWQAGIVQAPITAFLQSPAPAGISGKVTWLPDPGPWRYLADPFGLQRNGATHVFVEAFDYRTKHAAIEHHEFGPDLAWRGKATVLSRPFHLSYPYIIEHDGEVFMIPESQRAGEIALYRARDFPRQWVRETALLAGIPGAEASVLHHEGRWWMFFTVVGPQARDQRELHVAYADKLTGPWQLHPQNPVRQDRRGARPGGTPFFTRDGGVILPVQDCGRTYGGSLRLLRFTTLTPEHIAIERLGPELTGDLFSPTHQDGCHTLAQCGELTLIDTKRTVRTWARHKINLQRHMAQMGLGYVGRPRQDS
- a CDS encoding glycosyltransferase, coding for MPPPPRYDSAHPLSETQPQRRILHVVFSSRIAGSERYCLDLANRQAALGHEVHVAGMSRSPLAAALAPGVTFHGFGLFFRGLRLRRLVMRLQPEVCHGHLSAACKALGRLPARFHTVATLHVGYKPRQHSRLGGLICVNGAQGGRLTGYRGLARTIPNWLPERGTALSAPGFREKLGLSAGTFLVGAVGRLHPSKGMDVLISAFRAAAPAHAALVILGEGPQRAELETLRAGDPRIHLPGYCAEVHDCLREIDLFVSPSREESFGLAIVEAMGAGVPIVATAAEGPAEFLRNQPVALVEPGSITALSAELSAAAERFQAGALPRQTYDLSVFDPTVRVANVMDFYRTVIEAQPQAASRTWTTAPAGA
- a CDS encoding response regulator transcription factor codes for the protein MSESRKRIFLVDDHTLVREWLLALFRQEPEFEIVGQADSAATALSGIMALKAELAIVDLSLKSGSGLDLIKDLRLQSPTTQVVVLSMHEEIYFVERAFRAGARGYVTKRDSTSGIMEAIRAVLAGQIYARPETLALLTARMVGHTSDQPVGVVEQLSDREMEVFRRLGEGQATRKIATEMGLSMKTVQAYSARIKDKLGLANASELMREAVRWAASRQ